The region GCATGACCTTCGCCCCGTGGATCATCGCGCTCGCCATCGTGGGGATCATCTACGGCGCGTGGGTGTCGACCGTGCAGGCGGACATCAAGAAGCTCGTGGCGTACTCCTCGGTGAGCCATCTGGGCTTCGTGATGCTGGGTCTCTTCGCCCTCAACGCCCAGGGGGTGGTGGGCGGCATCATCCAGATGGTGAACCACGGGCTGAGCACGGGGGCGCTCTTCCTCCTCGTGGGCATGATCTACGAGCGCCGCCACACGCGGCTCATCGAGCAGTTCGGCGGGATCTGGAAGGTGATGCCCGCGTTCAGCGTGCTCTTCATGATCGTCACCTTCTCGTCCATCGGGCTCCCCGGCCTCAATGGGTTCGTGGGTGAGTTCCTGATCCTCGTGGGGGCGTTCCAGTGGAACCGGCTCGCCGCCGCGCTCGCCACCACCGGCATCATCTTCGCCGCCGTCTACATGCTGTGGATGTACCAGCGCGTGATCTTCGGCGAGCTCACGCGCGAGGAGAACCGCGGCCTCACCGACCTCTCGGTGCGCGAGTGGGTGGTGCTGGTCCCGGTGCTGCTCCTCATCGTGTGGATCGGCGTCTATCCCGGGCCGTTCACCGGCGTGACGGAGGCGAGCGTGCAGGCCCTCATCAGCCAAGTCCAGGCCAAGGCCGCCGCGACGGCGGCTCTCGCGTCCCGCTAGATGCCGACCGCCGCGCTCGTGACGCCCCTCGTCGCGCCCGTCATGAGCTTTCGGGCCATCGGGCCCGTGCTGGTTCTGTCCGTCACCGCGCTGCTGCTCCTGGTGATCGATCTTCTCCCGCCGCGGGATCGCAAGGACCATCTCGGGGTGGTGGGGCTGGTGGGGGTCGTGGCCTCCCTAGTCGTGTCGCTCCTCTTCTGGGGCGCCGACGAGCGTTCGTTCAGAGGGATGGTGGTCCTCGACGGCTTTGCCATCTTCTTCAACCTGGTGATCGGGTTCTCGGTGGGCCTGGTGCTGCTGCTGTCCCTCGACTACGTGCGGCGGCAGGGCGCGGAGAGCGGCGAGTTCTACATCCTCGTGCTGCTCTCCGCCATCGGGATGACCCTCATGGCGAGCGCGGGTGATCTCATCATGGTGTTCCTCGGGCTCGAGACGATGTCGCTCGCTCTCTACGTCCTCGCCGGGACCTTCAAGACCCGCATCGAGTCCGCCGAGGCCTCGATGAAGTATTTCCTCCTCGGCGCCTTCGCCTCCGGGTTCTTCCTCTACGGGATCGCGCTGATCTTCGGCGCCGCCGGCTCGACCAACCTCGACCGCATCGGCCTCGCCCTCGCCTCGGGGGCGGGGAAGGACCCGCTGCTGCTCGTGGGCTTCGGCCTCCTCGTGGTGGGCTTCGGGTTCAAGATCTCCTCGGTGCCCTTCCACATGTGGGCCTCCGACGTCTACCAGGGCGCCCCCACCTCGGTCACCACGCTGATCGCCACCGGCTCCAAGGCCGCCGCCTTTGCCGCGCTGCTGCGGGTGCTCCTGAGCGCGTTGCGCCCGGCCCAGGACGAGTGGGCCATGCTCCTCTGGGGGCTCGCGGTGCTCAGCATGACGGTGGGCAACGTGGTGGCCATCGCCCAGCAGAACGTCAAGCGCATGCTCGCGTACTCGTCCATCGCCCACGTGGGCTACATCCTCATCGGGATGGTGGCGGGCGGCCCGCTCGGCAATGCCGCCGTGCTCTTCTACCTCCTCGTCTACACCTTCACCACCGTGGGATCCTTCGGCGTGCTCCTCCTCCTCGAGCGCAACGGCAAGGAGGCGGTGGAGGTGGGCGATCTGGGCGGGCTCGCCACCCGGCATCCGGTGATGGCGCTGGTGCTGACGATCTTCCTCCTCTCGCTGGTGGGGATTCCGCCCACCGCGGGCTTCGTGGGGAAGTTCTACCTGTTCGGCGCCGCGGTCCGCGCCGGCTATGTGGGGCTGGCGGTGATCGGCGTGCTCAACTCCGCCATCGCCGCCTACTACTACCTGCGCATCGTGGTCTTCATGTACATGCGCGATCCCGAGGGCGCGCCCACCGAGGTGGCGCCCTCGCTCGCCGGGTCGCTCGCCCTGTTCGTGGCCCTCTGTGGCGTGATCTGGCTCGGCGTCATGCCCGCCCCCTACCTGGACCTCGCGCAGACGGCCCTGGCCCCGCTGCTCCGCTAGGCGCCGGACACAGGCTCGTGGCCGTCCGGCTGCCGTATCGCGGCTGGCTGTTCGATCTCGACGGTACCGTATACCTGGGGGAGCGCCTGGTCCCCGGCGCCGCCGAGCTCATCGCCGGTCTCCGCGCCGCCGGCCGCCGCGTGGCGTTCCTGTCCAACAAGCCGCTGGAAACGCGCGCCGACTACGCGCGCAAGCTCACCCGCCTGGGGATCCCCGCCGACGCGGACGACGTGATCAACTCGTCCCTCGTCCTCGCCCGCCACCTGCGCGGGCTGGATCCGGGCGCGCCCGTCTTCGTGATCGGAGAGGCGCCGATGCTCGCGGAGATGCGGGCGCACGGCTTCGAGGTGCGCGACGACGCGCGTGTGCGGTGGGTGGTGATCGCCTTCGACCGCACCTTTACGTACGCCAAGCTCGACACCGCGCTCCAGGCAGTGAAGGGGGGCGCGCGCCTCATCGCCACCAACCCCGACCGCACGTGCCCGGTGGAGGGCGGCGAGATCCCCGACTGCGCGGGAATGATCGCGGCGGTCGAAGCGGTGACGGACCGGCGGGTGGAGGTGATCGTCGGGAAACCATCGCCGATCATCTTGGACGTCGCGCTGGCCGCGCTCGGGGTGCCCGCGGCGGAGTCGGTGATCATCGGCGACCGGATCGAGACCGACATCGCGATGGGTCGGCGCAGCGGGCTCGCCACCGTGCTCGTGCTGAGCGGCGTCACGCGGCCCGACGACCCCCGAATCGCCACGCTCGCTCCCGACCACGTGGTACGATCCGTGGCAGATCTCTCTCCCTGAGAACAACGTGATTCAAAGCCGGCTCGCGGGACTCGACCAGACGCCGCTCGACGCCGTCGTGATCGGCGGCGGCATGGCGGGCGCGGGCATTGCCCGCGATCTCGCCCTTCGCGGCGTCTCGGTGGCCCTGTTCGAGAAGGGCGACTTCGCCTCCGGCACCTCGTCGAAGTCCTCCAAGCTGATCCACGGCGGCCTGCGCTACCTCGAGCTGGGCGACTTCAAGCTCGTGCGCGAGTCGCTGCGCGAGCGGAAGACCCTCGAGCGCGTGGCGCCGCATCTCGTCCGGCCGCTGCCGTTCCTCGTGCCCGTCTACAAGGGCAGCCGGCGCGGGCTCGTCCTCGTGCGGCTCGGGATGTGGCTCTACGATCTCCTCACGCCGGGCAAGGCGACCGAGCGGTACCGCGTGCTCCGCGCGGTGGACACGCTCGCGCTCGAGCCGAACATCCGTCCGGAGGATCTCAAGGGCGCGGGCTACTACTTCGACGATCTCCTCCTCTATCCCGAGCGCATGTGCCTGGAGAACGTCCTGTCGGCGGCGCGTCACGGCGCCCGCA is a window of Candidatus Methylomirabilota bacterium DNA encoding:
- a CDS encoding glycerol-3-phosphate dehydrogenase/oxidase — its product is MIQSRLAGLDQTPLDAVVIGGGMAGAGIARDLALRGVSVALFEKGDFASGTSSKSSKLIHGGLRYLELGDFKLVRESLRERKTLERVAPHLVRPLPFLVPVYKGSRRGLVLVRLGMWLYDLLTPGKATERYRVLRAVDTLALEPNIRPEDLKGAGYYFDDLLLYPERMCLENVLSAARHGARTFNYCQVEEFLKGARGLDGVRVRDLLTDQVFDVRASVVINASGPWVDRVRELAGLSGAAPRVVRTTKGIHCLLPRLTERAVYLSSDSDERMIFVIPWRDFSLVGTTDTDFDGDPDRLWATRG
- a CDS encoding NADH-quinone oxidoreductase subunit N codes for the protein MPTAALVTPLVAPVMSFRAIGPVLVLSVTALLLLVIDLLPPRDRKDHLGVVGLVGVVASLVVSLLFWGADERSFRGMVVLDGFAIFFNLVIGFSVGLVLLLSLDYVRRQGAESGEFYILVLLSAIGMTLMASAGDLIMVFLGLETMSLALYVLAGTFKTRIESAEASMKYFLLGAFASGFFLYGIALIFGAAGSTNLDRIGLALASGAGKDPLLLVGFGLLVVGFGFKISSVPFHMWASDVYQGAPTSVTTLIATGSKAAAFAALLRVLLSALRPAQDEWAMLLWGLAVLSMTVGNVVAIAQQNVKRMLAYSSIAHVGYILIGMVAGGPLGNAAVLFYLLVYTFTTVGSFGVLLLLERNGKEAVEVGDLGGLATRHPVMALVLTIFLLSLVGIPPTAGFVGKFYLFGAAVRAGYVGLAVIGVLNSAIAAYYYLRIVVFMYMRDPEGAPTEVAPSLAGSLALFVALCGVIWLGVMPAPYLDLAQTALAPLLR
- a CDS encoding HAD-IIA family hydrolase, encoding MAVRLPYRGWLFDLDGTVYLGERLVPGAAELIAGLRAAGRRVAFLSNKPLETRADYARKLTRLGIPADADDVINSSLVLARHLRGLDPGAPVFVIGEAPMLAEMRAHGFEVRDDARVRWVVIAFDRTFTYAKLDTALQAVKGGARLIATNPDRTCPVEGGEIPDCAGMIAAVEAVTDRRVEVIVGKPSPIILDVALAALGVPAAESVIIGDRIETDIAMGRRSGLATVLVLSGVTRPDDPRIATLAPDHVVRSVADLSP